One segment of Panicum virgatum strain AP13 chromosome 1K, P.virgatum_v5, whole genome shotgun sequence DNA contains the following:
- the LOC120706643 gene encoding disease resistance protein Pikm1-TS-like isoform X1, producing the protein MKQKIVIKVQMSCDKCRAKAMALVAAAGGVDSVAIAGADRDQVVVVGEGVDSIHLTAALRRKVGPAHILQVGEDKKDDKKKPPPAPPVPDYYPWCYPPPPSQPAGFLSDPYGYGYAYQTRQESSGCSIM; encoded by the exons ATGAAG CAAAAGATCGTGATCAAGGTGCAGATGAGCTGCGACAAGTGCCGGGCCAAGGCGAtggcgctggtggcggcggccggcggcgtggactCCGTGGCGATCGCCGGCGCCGACAGGGACCAGGTCGTCGTCGTGGGCGAGGGCGTCGACTCCATCCACCTCACCGCCGCGCTGCGCAGGAAGGTCGGGCCCGCGCACATCCTGCAGGTCGGCGAGGACAAGAAGGACGACAAGaagaagccgccgccggcgccgcccgtgcCCGACTACTACCCGTGGTgctacccgccgccgccgtcgcagccggCCGGCTTCCTCTCCGACCCCTACGGCTACGGGTACGCCTACCAGACGCGGCAAGAGAGCAGCGGCTGCTCCATAATGTAG
- the LOC120706643 gene encoding disease resistance protein Pikm1-TS-like isoform X2: MSCDKCRAKAMALVAAAGGVDSVAIAGADRDQVVVVGEGVDSIHLTAALRRKVGPAHILQVGEDKKDDKKKPPPAPPVPDYYPWCYPPPPSQPAGFLSDPYGYGYAYQTRQESSGCSIM, from the coding sequence ATGAGCTGCGACAAGTGCCGGGCCAAGGCGAtggcgctggtggcggcggccggcggcgtggactCCGTGGCGATCGCCGGCGCCGACAGGGACCAGGTCGTCGTCGTGGGCGAGGGCGTCGACTCCATCCACCTCACCGCCGCGCTGCGCAGGAAGGTCGGGCCCGCGCACATCCTGCAGGTCGGCGAGGACAAGAAGGACGACAAGaagaagccgccgccggcgccgcccgtgcCCGACTACTACCCGTGGTgctacccgccgccgccgtcgcagccggCCGGCTTCCTCTCCGACCCCTACGGCTACGGGTACGCCTACCAGACGCGGCAAGAGAGCAGCGGCTGCTCCATAATGTAG
- the LOC120706635 gene encoding disease resistance protein Piks-1-like: MKQKIVIKVEMPCDRCRSKALSLVAAAGGVLSVALAGDARDQVVVVGDGVDPVRLAGALRRKVGPAEILQLASQAKDEGAGGSNAPAPAPGAPAQYAPPTAWHYYQYPPPVSAVCEPPAAGYEDSICSIM; this comes from the exons ATGAAG caGAAGATCGTGATCAAGGTGGAGATGCCGTGCGACCGGTGCCGCTCCAAGGCGCTGTCCCTGGTGGCCGCCGCGGGCGGGGTCCTCTCcgtggcgctcgccggcgacgcccggGACCAGGTCGTCGTCGTGGGCGACGGCGTCGACCCCGtcaggctcgccggcgcgctgcGCAGGAAGGTCGGGCCCGCGGAGATCCTGCAGCTCGCCTCCCAGGCCAAGGACGAGGGCGCTGGCGGCAGCaatgcccccgcccccgcccccggcgcGCCGGCCCAGTACGCGCCGCCGACCGCGTGGCACTACTACCAGtacccgccgccggtgagcgccGTGTGCGAGCCCCCCGCCGCCGGGTACGAGGACAGCATCTGCTCCATAATGTAG